The proteins below are encoded in one region of Pseudomonas putida S13.1.2:
- a CDS encoding DUF998 domain-containing protein, with amino-acid sequence MKPLDRLLLASGLLIPLWLLAGVWLTAQAYPGYDHLQQAMSQLGAVGAPTHSWSPLANNFPLAALFALFAWGLARRWRGSKLAMLSSALVLLHGVGSLGTGWFPCDQGCAPAQPSTSQQLHNLSGLLMFLSLTLASALWAWLGNRIAGSRALALFSLACVVLAIITAALMGQAAQDGQLFGLYQRLNYGVSVIWVASLAWASLRTPAASPLRMAVI; translated from the coding sequence ATGAAACCCCTCGACCGCCTATTGCTCGCCAGCGGCCTGCTGATACCCCTCTGGTTGCTGGCAGGTGTTTGGCTCACCGCCCAGGCTTACCCCGGCTATGACCACCTGCAACAAGCCATGAGCCAGCTCGGGGCCGTGGGCGCGCCGACCCACAGCTGGTCGCCACTGGCCAACAACTTTCCATTGGCCGCCCTGTTCGCCCTGTTTGCCTGGGGCCTGGCGCGGCGCTGGCGTGGGTCGAAACTGGCAATGCTGAGTTCGGCCCTGGTGTTGCTGCATGGTGTAGGTAGCCTCGGCACCGGCTGGTTCCCCTGTGACCAAGGTTGTGCACCAGCGCAGCCGTCCACCTCACAGCAACTGCATAACCTGTCCGGCCTGCTGATGTTCCTCTCGCTGACCCTGGCCAGTGCCCTGTGGGCGTGGCTAGGCAATCGCATTGCCGGCTCGCGGGCCCTGGCGCTGTTCTCCCTGGCCTGCGTAGTGCTGGCGATCATTACCGCCGCACTGATGGGCCAGGCAGCGCAAGACGGCCAGCTGTTCGGCCTGTATCAACGCCTGAACTATGGTGTGTCAGTGATCTGGGTCGCCAGCTTGGCCTGGGCAAGCCTGCGCACGCCAGCGGCCAGCCCGCTGCGCATGGCGGTGATCTGA
- a CDS encoding FadR/GntR family transcriptional regulator yields the protein MTEQQVQARTRRKPRSLAQELVTVLTERIRSGQLKRGDKLPTESQIMVEEGVSRTVVREAISRLQAAGQVETRHGIGTFVLDAPASGGFRIDPATVVTLREVLAVLELRIALEIESAGLAAQRRSDEELAGMRAALDELNEGAAHANDAVSADFQFHLRIAQASGNHYFADIINHLGTSIIPRTRVNSARLAHDDQAHYMSRLMHEHEAIYEAIARRDSEGAKMAMRMHLSNSRERLRQVHEEAEAQGV from the coding sequence ATGACAGAGCAACAGGTACAGGCAAGGACCCGGCGCAAGCCGCGTAGTCTGGCCCAGGAACTGGTCACAGTGCTGACCGAACGCATTCGCAGTGGCCAGCTCAAGCGTGGCGACAAGCTGCCGACCGAATCGCAGATCATGGTCGAAGAGGGCGTGAGCCGCACCGTGGTGCGTGAGGCGATCTCGCGGCTGCAGGCGGCCGGGCAGGTCGAGACCCGCCATGGCATCGGCACGTTCGTGCTGGACGCGCCAGCTTCGGGGGGCTTTCGCATCGACCCGGCAACTGTGGTCACCCTGCGCGAAGTGCTGGCGGTGCTGGAGTTGCGTATTGCCCTGGAGATCGAGTCGGCGGGCCTGGCGGCGCAGCGGCGCAGTGACGAAGAGCTGGCGGGCATGCGTGCGGCGCTGGACGAACTCAACGAAGGGGCGGCGCATGCCAATGATGCGGTGTCGGCGGACTTCCAGTTCCACCTGCGCATTGCCCAGGCCAGCGGCAACCACTACTTTGCCGATATCATCAACCACCTGGGGACCAGCATCATTCCGCGCACCCGGGTGAACTCGGCGCGGTTGGCCCATGATGACCAGGCGCATTACATGAGCCGGCTGATGCATGAGCACGAGGCGATCTATGAAGCAATCGCCCGGCGTGACAGCGAAGGGGCAAAGATGGCCATGCGCATGCACCTGAGCAATAGCCGGGAGCGCTTGCGTCAGGTACATGAAGAGGCTGAGGCGCAAGGAGTCTAA
- a CDS encoding PQQ-dependent sugar dehydrogenase yields MKPLHALSLLSMAVLLSACGGDGEPTQAHGPDPKLPDPQRGLLPSMKIAQPVAWGEQKPTVPEGFSVTAIATDLKIPRQSLVLPNGDILVAEGRGGSAAKLKPKDVIASQIKAKGNTQVKGGNRLTLLRDADGDGTYEVQTIFAENLNAPYGLAFANGKLYVANQDALVRFDYKEGQTQADGPPSKVTDLPAEINHHWTKALTISPDGRYLYVGIGSNSNITERGLEVEIDRAMVWQVDAETGAHRPYATGLRNPTALTIQPQTGQLWTVVNERDELGPDLVPDYLTSVREGGFYGWPYSYWGQNVDERVRPQNPDKVAAAIKPDYSLGSHVAALGVDFSIPAMGERFADGVFVGEHGSWNRPDPVGYKVIFVPFSNGRPAGEPIDFATGFRGEDGKTRGRPVGVTVDPRGALIIADDLANTVWRVTRNR; encoded by the coding sequence ATGAAGCCTTTGCATGCATTGAGCTTGTTGAGCATGGCGGTGTTGCTGAGCGCCTGTGGTGGTGACGGCGAGCCCACCCAGGCCCATGGGCCGGACCCGAAGCTGCCCGATCCGCAGCGCGGGTTGTTGCCGAGCATGAAGATCGCGCAGCCGGTTGCCTGGGGCGAGCAGAAACCGACCGTGCCGGAGGGTTTCAGCGTCACGGCCATTGCCACTGACCTGAAAATCCCGCGGCAGAGCCTGGTGCTGCCCAATGGCGATATTCTGGTGGCCGAGGGCAGGGGTGGCAGCGCGGCCAAGCTCAAGCCCAAGGATGTGATCGCAAGCCAGATCAAGGCCAAGGGCAATACGCAGGTCAAGGGTGGCAACCGCCTGACCCTGTTGCGTGATGCCGACGGCGACGGCACCTATGAGGTGCAGACCATTTTCGCCGAAAACCTCAACGCGCCGTACGGCCTGGCCTTTGCAAACGGCAAGCTGTATGTGGCCAACCAGGATGCGCTGGTGCGCTTTGACTACAAGGAAGGCCAGACCCAAGCCGACGGCCCGCCGTCCAAGGTCACCGACCTGCCGGCCGAAATCAACCACCACTGGACCAAGGCGCTGACAATCAGCCCCGATGGCCGCTATCTGTATGTGGGCATCGGCTCGAACAGCAACATCACCGAGCGCGGCCTGGAGGTGGAGATCGATCGGGCGATGGTCTGGCAGGTCGATGCCGAAACCGGCGCGCACCGGCCCTACGCCACTGGCTTGCGCAACCCGACGGCATTGACCATTCAGCCGCAGACAGGGCAGCTGTGGACTGTGGTCAACGAGCGGGATGAGCTGGGCCCCGACCTGGTGCCGGACTACCTCACTTCGGTACGTGAGGGCGGCTTCTATGGTTGGCCTTACAGCTACTGGGGGCAGAACGTGGATGAGCGGGTGCGGCCGCAAAACCCGGACAAGGTGGCTGCCGCGATCAAGCCAGACTACAGCCTGGGTTCGCATGTGGCAGCATTGGGTGTCGACTTCTCGATCCCGGCCATGGGTGAGCGCTTTGCCGACGGTGTGTTCGTCGGCGAGCACGGCAGCTGGAACCGGCCCGACCCGGTGGGCTACAAGGTGATTTTCGTACCGTTCAGCAATGGCAGGCCGGCAGGGGAGCCAATCGACTTCGCTACAGGCTTTCGCGGCGAGGATGGCAAGACGCGTGGGCGGCCAGTGGGGGTGACGGTGGACCCGCGTGGGGCGTTGATCATTGCCGATGACCTGGCCAATACGGTATGGCGGGTGACGCGTAACCGTTGA
- a CDS encoding LysR family transcriptional regulator, whose amino-acid sequence MDAFASRRADELATLLALHEQGSFAAAGRQLERHPTVLSKRLSALEARLGIRLVERSTRQLRFTDEGERLVAKVREANRLIAEAEQEAAEGAATVRGRLRLALPAAMGRRWLSGMLADFVLAYPQVTVEAEYADRFVDLIGEGFDAAIRIGELADNRLVARRLCDHVRILCASPDYLGRHGTPAQPEQLSEHNCLCFSGLRSFPEWRLMSGERQVSVKVAGSLRSNDNEALLEAARRGVGILAGGDWLMGEDLASGRLVRVLPQWQLDVAAGIYLVRPTARLNTAALGAFKAWLEERFRAGAPWRS is encoded by the coding sequence ATGGATGCCTTCGCCAGTCGCCGCGCCGATGAACTTGCCACCTTGCTGGCCCTGCACGAGCAGGGCTCGTTTGCCGCTGCCGGGCGGCAGCTGGAGCGCCACCCCACGGTGCTGTCGAAGCGCCTGAGTGCGCTGGAGGCGCGGCTGGGCATTCGCCTCGTGGAGCGCAGCACGCGGCAGCTGCGTTTTACCGATGAAGGCGAGCGGCTGGTGGCCAAGGTACGCGAGGCCAACCGGCTGATCGCCGAGGCGGAACAGGAAGCTGCCGAGGGTGCGGCAACGGTACGCGGGCGCTTGCGCCTGGCATTGCCGGCGGCCATGGGGCGGCGCTGGTTGAGTGGGATGCTAGCGGACTTCGTGCTGGCCTATCCGCAGGTGACGGTGGAGGCAGAGTATGCCGACCGTTTCGTCGACCTGATCGGCGAGGGCTTCGATGCCGCCATCCGCATTGGCGAACTGGCGGACAATCGCCTGGTGGCCAGGCGATTGTGCGATCACGTGCGCATCCTCTGCGCATCGCCTGATTACCTTGGTCGGCATGGCACGCCTGCACAACCGGAACAATTATCTGAGCATAATTGTTTATGTTTCAGTGGCTTGCGTTCATTTCCTGAATGGCGATTGATGAGTGGTGAGCGGCAGGTGAGCGTGAAGGTGGCCGGCAGCCTGCGCAGCAATGACAATGAAGCGTTGCTGGAGGCAGCGCGGCGTGGCGTGGGCATTCTTGCCGGGGGTGACTGGCTGATGGGTGAGGACCTGGCAAGCGGCCGCCTGGTACGGGTGCTGCCGCAATGGCAGCTGGACGTGGCAGCGGGCATTTACCTGGTACGCCCGACCGCGCGGCTGAACACTGCGGCCCTCGGCGCCTTCAAGGCCTGGCTGGAAGAGCGCTTCAGGGCCGGGGCACCCTGGCGCTCTTGA
- a CDS encoding DMT family transporter, producing MSSKTLCLLVLPFALALLAGAVLPFQAAGNAAVGRALGHWLWGAFTSLTVSSLVVIAALLMFRVPVPDLGKALQGPWWLWIGGVLGAMYVAGAAALTPKLGAAGFLVLVVAGQIITAVLADHFGVMGLGGKPLSLARVAGVVLILCGVLLVQGTWATAPATSAITAVKQPEG from the coding sequence ATGTCCAGTAAAACCCTGTGCCTTCTGGTGCTTCCCTTTGCCTTGGCGTTGCTTGCCGGGGCGGTATTGCCGTTCCAGGCCGCAGGTAACGCCGCCGTGGGTCGTGCCCTGGGGCATTGGTTGTGGGGGGCATTCACTTCGTTGACGGTGAGTTCGCTGGTGGTAATTGCCGCACTGTTAATGTTCAGGGTGCCCGTACCAGACCTGGGCAAGGCCCTGCAGGGCCCATGGTGGCTGTGGATTGGCGGTGTGCTGGGGGCGATGTATGTAGCGGGTGCTGCAGCGCTTACGCCCAAACTGGGCGCGGCAGGGTTCCTGGTGCTGGTAGTGGCAGGGCAGATCATCACCGCGGTACTTGCCGACCACTTCGGGGTGATGGGGCTGGGCGGCAAGCCGCTGAGCCTGGCCAGGGTGGCAGGCGTAGTGCTGATCCTGTGTGGCGTACTGTTAGTGCAAGGCACCTGGGCGACGGCGCCAGCGACCAGTGCAATCACCGCAGTGAAGCAGCCAGAAGGCTGA
- a CDS encoding quinone oxidoreductase family protein, translated as MATRITLNGTGSADVMQPEHVQAQSPGPGQVWLEQTAMGVNPLDLLQRKGAAPLALPSGLGLEGAGRVTAVGDGVYNVQVGDRVAYAMGPVGAYASGRLFPAERLVQLPSQLDDEAAAAVLFKGITAQYLLKTTYAVGPGTQVLLYGAAGALGQLMAPWARHLGATVIGVVSRPQSVPRAQAAGCHHVLVFDAATLASEVRKLTQGQGVDVAYDCVGKVSLEASLDSLRVRGLLVSFGGTSGAPVAIEVATLNAKGSLYLTRPSLAAHTRTVEEYQQRATDVLAAVAEGIIQPRVWRRYPLAEVARAHGDLEQGLSEGALVLTA; from the coding sequence ATGGCTACCCGTATCACGCTCAATGGCACCGGCAGCGCCGATGTGATGCAACCTGAACACGTACAGGCACAATCCCCAGGGCCCGGCCAGGTCTGGCTGGAGCAGACAGCCATGGGTGTGAACCCCCTCGACCTGTTGCAGCGCAAAGGCGCTGCGCCCCTGGCTTTGCCCTCCGGCCTGGGGCTGGAAGGCGCAGGCAGGGTCACTGCCGTCGGGGATGGGGTGTACAACGTGCAGGTGGGGGACCGCGTCGCTTATGCCATGGGGCCGGTCGGGGCCTATGCCAGCGGCCGGTTGTTCCCGGCTGAGCGGCTGGTCCAGCTGCCGTCGCAGCTGGATGACGAGGCCGCCGCAGCGGTGCTGTTCAAAGGCATCACGGCGCAGTACTTGCTGAAAACCACCTACGCTGTGGGCCCGGGTACCCAAGTGCTGTTGTACGGCGCCGCCGGTGCCTTGGGCCAACTGATGGCGCCTTGGGCGCGGCATCTCGGGGCGACCGTGATTGGCGTGGTATCACGCCCGCAAAGTGTGCCCAGGGCGCAGGCGGCGGGCTGCCACCATGTGCTGGTTTTCGACGCGGCAACGCTGGCCAGCGAAGTGCGCAAGCTGACCCAGGGGCAGGGCGTGGATGTAGCCTATGACTGTGTCGGCAAGGTGTCGCTGGAAGCTTCGCTGGACAGCCTGCGGGTGCGCGGCCTGCTGGTGTCGTTCGGGGGCACTTCCGGTGCGCCGGTGGCGATCGAGGTGGCCACGCTCAATGCCAAGGGCTCGCTGTACCTGACCCGGCCGTCACTGGCGGCACATACACGCACGGTCGAGGAGTACCAGCAACGCGCAACCGATGTGCTGGCAGCCGTCGCCGAGGGTATCATCCAGCCTCGGGTCTGGCGTCGCTACCCGCTGGCCGAAGTGGCCAGGGCCCACGGGGACCTGGAGCAAGGGCTGTCGGAGGGCGCGCTGGTCCTTACTGCCTGA
- a CDS encoding aldehyde dehydrogenase (NADP(+)), whose product MPEILGHNFIAGQRSAAGPQRLQSLDASTGEALPYSFAQASEAEVDQAAKAAAAAFAEFRQLAPARRAEFLDAIAAELDELDDAFVAIVCRETALPAARIQGERGRTSGQMRLFAQVLRRGDFLGARIDLALPERQPLPRVDLRQMRIGVGPVAVFGASNFPLAFSTAGGDTAAALAAGCPVVFKAHSGHMATADLVGCAIVRAAERTGMPKGVFNMVFGGGVGEWLVKHPAIQAVGFTGSLKGGDALCRMAAERPQPIPVFAEMSSINPVIILPAALAKRGEAIARELAGSVCMGAGQFCTNPGLVIGLQSPQYSQLLADLGQHLDQQAGQTMLNAGGLRSYVGGLEHLQAHTGIEHLAGQAQEGSQARAQLFKADARLLVESDPLLQEEVFGPTTVAVEVRDDQQLRAALLGLRGQLTATLIGEAEDFEAYAWLVPLLEEKVGRILINGYPTGVEVCDAMVHGGPYPATSDARGTSVGTLAIDRFLRPVCYQNYPQALLPEALRDGNPLGLRRLVNGQWSDQAI is encoded by the coding sequence ATGCCTGAAATCCTCGGCCACAACTTCATCGCCGGCCAGCGCAGCGCCGCTGGCCCACAGCGCCTGCAGAGCCTGGACGCCAGCACTGGCGAAGCCCTGCCCTACAGCTTTGCTCAAGCCAGCGAAGCCGAAGTAGACCAGGCCGCCAAGGCCGCCGCTGCGGCCTTCGCTGAGTTCCGCCAACTGGCCCCGGCCCGCCGCGCCGAATTCCTCGACGCCATCGCCGCCGAACTGGACGAACTGGACGATGCCTTCGTCGCCATCGTCTGCCGCGAGACCGCCCTGCCCGCCGCCCGTATTCAAGGCGAGCGTGGCCGCACCAGCGGCCAGATGCGCCTGTTCGCTCAAGTACTGCGCCGTGGCGATTTCCTCGGTGCCCGTATCGACCTGGCCTTGCCAGAGCGCCAGCCGCTGCCACGCGTGGACCTGCGTCAGATGCGCATTGGCGTCGGCCCGGTCGCCGTGTTCGGCGCCAGTAACTTCCCGCTGGCCTTCTCCACCGCCGGTGGCGACACCGCTGCTGCACTGGCCGCTGGCTGCCCGGTGGTGTTCAAGGCGCACAGCGGCCACATGGCCACCGCCGACCTGGTGGGATGCGCCATCGTGCGCGCCGCCGAGCGCACCGGCATGCCCAAGGGCGTGTTCAACATGGTGTTCGGTGGTGGTGTCGGCGAGTGGCTGGTCAAGCACCCGGCCATCCAGGCCGTCGGCTTCACCGGCTCGCTCAAGGGCGGCGACGCCCTGTGCCGCATGGCCGCCGAGCGCCCACAGCCAATCCCAGTGTTCGCCGAGATGTCCAGCATCAACCCGGTCATCATCCTGCCAGCCGCCTTGGCCAAACGTGGCGAGGCTATCGCCCGCGAATTGGCCGGCTCGGTGTGCATGGGCGCCGGGCAGTTCTGCACCAACCCGGGGTTGGTGATCGGCCTGCAATCGCCACAGTACAGCCAGCTACTGGCCGACCTTGGCCAGCACCTGGACCAGCAGGCCGGGCAAACCATGCTCAACGCGGGTGGCCTGCGCAGCTACGTTGGCGGCCTTGAGCACCTGCAGGCCCATACCGGTATCGAGCACCTGGCCGGCCAGGCGCAGGAAGGCAGCCAGGCCCGCGCCCAACTGTTCAAGGCCGATGCCCGCCTGCTGGTCGAGTCTGACCCGCTGTTGCAGGAAGAAGTGTTCGGCCCTACCACCGTCGCCGTAGAAGTGCGGGACGACCAACAACTGCGCGCCGCCCTGTTGGGCCTGCGTGGCCAACTGACCGCTACCCTGATCGGCGAAGCGGAAGATTTCGAGGCCTACGCCTGGCTGGTGCCGCTGCTGGAGGAGAAGGTCGGGCGCATCCTGATCAATGGCTACCCGACCGGTGTCGAAGTCTGTGATGCCATGGTCCACGGCGGGCCTTACCCTGCGACCTCGGATGCCCGCGGCACCTCGGTGGGCACCTTGGCCATCGACCGCTTCCTGCGCCCGGTGTGCTACCAGAACTACCCGCAGGCCCTGCTGCCTGAGGCGCTGCGCGATGGCAACCCGCTGGGGCTGCGCCGACTGGTGAACGGGCAATGGAGTGACCAGGCGATCTGA
- a CDS encoding DUF4189 domain-containing protein yields MSRPNPSWALTTLLALSLALTAGCSSKGSKARYATPAVGSNCFAKAVPTTGEGGLAWGNTLSIARQKSMNNCIRYAGRSGGTPRTCQVVMAKCKN; encoded by the coding sequence ATGAGCAGACCAAACCCGTCCTGGGCCCTCACCACTCTGCTCGCCCTCAGCCTGGCGCTCACTGCTGGTTGCTCCAGCAAAGGCAGCAAGGCGCGCTACGCCACGCCTGCAGTCGGCTCCAACTGCTTCGCCAAAGCCGTACCCACGACCGGCGAAGGCGGCCTGGCCTGGGGCAATACCCTGAGCATTGCGCGGCAAAAATCCATGAACAATTGCATACGCTATGCCGGCCGCTCTGGAGGCACACCCCGAACTTGCCAAGTAGTGATGGCCAAGTGCAAGAACTGA
- a CDS encoding YeeE/YedE family protein, whose translation MGLSATATPEPRRLGAPLIAMALLLAGAWFLNLNAGFKQVLLLLVGAALGLTLYHAAFGFTSAWRVFINERRGAGLRAQMVMLALAVLLFFPALSAGSLFGNPVTGLVAPAGVSVVFGAFIFGIGMQLGGGCASGTLFTVGGGNARMLVTLLFFIIGSVTATHHADWWFALPSFPATSIVQAWGVGPALLVSLAVFGLVAWATVLLEKRRHGTLEAPVASEHQGLRRFLRGPWPLLWGAIALALLNYATLALAGRPWGITSAFALWGAKTLNGLGVDVGSWVFWQAPANAKALASPLWQDITTVMDLGIVLGALLAAGLAGRFAPSLKIPLPSLVAAVIGGLLLGYGSRLAYGCNIGAYFSGIASGSVHGWLWLVAAYAGNLIGVRLRPLFFAGERRPAVLTGC comes from the coding sequence ATGGGTCTTTCCGCAACTGCCACACCCGAACCGCGTCGCCTGGGCGCCCCTTTGATCGCCATGGCCTTACTGCTGGCTGGCGCCTGGTTCCTCAATCTGAATGCCGGCTTCAAGCAGGTGTTGCTGCTGTTGGTGGGCGCGGCGCTGGGCCTGACCCTGTACCACGCCGCCTTCGGCTTCACCTCGGCTTGGCGGGTGTTCATCAACGAGCGCCGCGGCGCAGGCCTGCGGGCGCAGATGGTCATGCTGGCCCTGGCGGTGCTGCTGTTCTTCCCGGCATTGTCAGCTGGCAGCCTGTTCGGTAACCCGGTCACTGGCCTGGTGGCCCCGGCGGGTGTTTCGGTCGTGTTCGGTGCGTTCATCTTCGGCATCGGCATGCAATTGGGCGGCGGTTGCGCTTCGGGCACGCTGTTCACTGTGGGCGGTGGCAATGCGCGCATGCTGGTGACCCTGCTGTTCTTCATCATCGGTTCTGTAACCGCCACCCATCACGCTGACTGGTGGTTTGCCTTGCCGTCGTTCCCGGCAACCTCGATCGTGCAAGCCTGGGGTGTGGGGCCGGCCCTGCTGGTGAGCCTGGCAGTGTTCGGGCTGGTCGCCTGGGCTACCGTGCTGCTGGAAAAGCGCCGACACGGCACGCTGGAAGCGCCAGTTGCCAGCGAACACCAGGGCCTGCGGCGCTTCCTGCGTGGCCCATGGCCGCTGTTGTGGGGCGCCATTGCGCTGGCACTGCTCAACTACGCGACCCTGGCGCTGGCGGGGCGGCCATGGGGTATTACTTCGGCCTTCGCCCTATGGGGTGCCAAAACCCTCAACGGCCTGGGCGTGGATGTCGGCAGCTGGGTGTTCTGGCAGGCGCCGGCCAATGCCAAGGCGTTGGCCTCGCCGCTGTGGCAGGACATCACCACGGTGATGGACCTGGGCATCGTGCTGGGGGCGCTGCTGGCTGCTGGCCTGGCCGGGCGCTTTGCGCCAAGCCTGAAAATCCCGCTGCCGTCGCTGGTTGCCGCAGTCATCGGTGGCCTGCTGTTGGGCTACGGTTCGCGCCTGGCCTATGGCTGCAATATTGGCGCGTACTTCAGTGGCATTGCCTCGGGCAGCGTGCATGGCTGGCTGTGGCTGGTGGCGGCTTATGCGGGCAACCTGATCGGCGTTCGCCTTCGCCCGTTGTTTTTCGCCGGTGAGCGGCGCCCAGCGGTGCTGACGGGCTGCTGA
- a CDS encoding DUF2231 domain-containing protein, translating to MTATDQTLYRCKPSPLHALLLAGSVPLFLGALLSDIAYFNSYQIQWNNFAAWLIAGALVFCGLALLFALANLVRAERKGGRATLYFVLLLVTWVLGLINAFEHAKDAWAVMPSGLVLSVIVTVLSVVAAWTGLSNLRSGGAA from the coding sequence GTGACCGCAACTGACCAAACCCTCTACCGCTGTAAGCCCAGCCCGCTGCACGCCCTGCTGCTGGCAGGCAGTGTCCCATTGTTCCTTGGCGCGCTGCTGAGCGACATCGCCTACTTCAACAGCTACCAGATCCAGTGGAACAACTTTGCCGCCTGGCTGATCGCCGGCGCCTTGGTGTTCTGCGGGCTGGCACTGCTGTTTGCGCTGGCCAACCTGGTCCGCGCCGAGCGCAAGGGTGGGCGCGCTACGCTGTACTTCGTGCTGCTGCTGGTGACCTGGGTGCTCGGGTTGATCAATGCGTTCGAGCACGCCAAGGACGCCTGGGCGGTGATGCCGTCGGGGCTGGTGTTGTCGGTGATCGTGACCGTGCTCTCGGTAGTGGCTGCGTGGACCGGCTTGAGCAACCTGCGTTCGGGAGGTGCAGCATGA
- a CDS encoding LysR family transcriptional regulator yields the protein MDELRKIDLNLLLALHALLSEKHVTRAALRLHRSQPAVSHALAQLRKHFDDPLLVRQGGGMALTALAQSLVKPLQDALSNLNGLLATPQFEPAKAQRRFRLSLSDYSSRIILPPLLRHLRQAAPGVDLAISQASRETMLAQLLDGELDLALGLFPELPQDITAQPLFADHFISVADRQVLPASGGLTLEDWLARPHVLMAMRPDAFDEIERALAAQGLRRRIALALPHWSAAVEVLAGTDLILTVASRAVGSLRQHKTLRQFTPPLAIPSFDYQQAWHSRKDSDPGHRWLRETVWTCSQPGR from the coding sequence ATGGATGAACTGCGCAAGATCGACCTCAACCTGCTACTCGCCCTGCATGCCCTGCTCAGCGAAAAGCACGTGACCCGTGCCGCCCTGCGCCTGCACCGCAGCCAACCGGCGGTCAGCCACGCATTGGCGCAGCTGCGTAAACACTTCGACGACCCCTTGTTGGTACGCCAAGGCGGCGGCATGGCCCTCACCGCCCTTGCCCAGTCGCTGGTAAAACCGCTGCAGGATGCCCTGAGCAATCTCAACGGCCTGCTGGCCACCCCGCAGTTCGAGCCAGCCAAAGCCCAGCGCCGTTTCCGGCTGTCGCTGTCCGACTACTCCTCACGCATCATCCTGCCACCCCTGCTGCGCCACCTGCGCCAGGCCGCACCCGGGGTGGACCTGGCCATCAGCCAGGCCAGCCGCGAAACCATGCTGGCGCAACTGCTCGATGGGGAACTGGACCTGGCACTGGGCCTGTTCCCCGAGTTGCCTCAGGACATCACCGCCCAGCCCCTGTTTGCCGACCATTTCATCAGCGTTGCCGATCGCCAGGTGTTGCCTGCTAGCGGCGGCCTTACCCTGGAAGACTGGTTGGCACGCCCGCATGTGCTGATGGCGATGCGTCCGGATGCCTTCGACGAGATCGAGCGTGCCTTGGCCGCCCAGGGCCTGCGCCGCCGTATTGCCTTGGCCTTGCCACACTGGAGCGCGGCAGTAGAGGTGCTGGCCGGCACCGACCTGATCCTGACAGTGGCCAGCCGCGCAGTAGGATCGCTGCGCCAGCACAAGACACTGCGCCAGTTCACCCCGCCACTGGCCATTCCCTCGTTCGACTACCAGCAGGCCTGGCACAGCCGCAAGGACAGCGACCCCGGGCACCGCTGGCTGCGCGAAACCGTGTGGACCTGCAGCCAGCCGGGGCGCTGA